From Juglans regia cultivar Chandler chromosome 9, Walnut 2.0, whole genome shotgun sequence:
GCCCCTGAGAAAGACTCTGGtatgacatttgaaaaaatattgggaAAATCGACTGGATATTTAACTGTTGAAGAGAGTCATAAGTTGCTTTTAGTTGCTTGTGATTTGATAAAACAGCATGTCCCAGCAGTGATCATGCAGGCTGTTCTGCAAGTATGTGCTCGGTTGACGAAAACACATTCCCTAGCTTTGCAGTTCCTTGAAAATGGAGGTTTGGCTGCTCTTTTTAGTCTCCCAAGAAGTTGTTTCTTCCCTGGATATGACACTGTTGCATCTGCTATTGTGCGTCATCTCCTTGAAGATCCCCAGACACTGCAAACAGCAATGGAATTAGAGATACGACAAACTCTGACTGGAAATGGGCATGCTGGGCGTGTTTCTGCACGAACTTTTTTGACATCAATGGCACCTGTTATCTCTAGGGATCCTGTGGTTTTCATGAAAGCTGCCAGTGCTGTTTGTCAGCTGGAGACATCTGCAGGTAGGACCTTTGTGGtgttatcaaaagaaaaagagaaggaaaaggacAAATCAAAGGCATCCTCCGCTGAAGCTGGATTATCTTCCAATGAATGTGTTCGGATTTCTGAAAATAAGATTCTTGATGGATCTGGTAAATGCTCTAAAAGCCACAAAAAGATCCCTGCCAATCTCACTCAAGTAATCGATCAACTTCTTGATATAGTGTTAAAATATGGTTTGCCAAAAAACCACGAAGTTGGTGTGAGTAAATTATCTTCTATGGAGGTTGATGAACCTGCTACAAAGGTAAAGGGTAAATCAAAGGTCGATGAGACAATGAAATTAGAGTCTGAAGCTGAAAGATCAGCAGGGCTTGCTAAGGTGACTTTTGTCCTCAAGTTATTAAGTGACGTCCTTCTGATGTATGTACATGCAGTTGGAGTTATACTCAAACGGGATCTGGAATTGTGTCAACTCAGGGGATCTAATCCTCAAGATGGTTCTGGAAATGGTGGTGGAATAATTCATCATATTCTACATCAGTTGGTTCCAGTTTCTGTTGATAAATCTGCAGGACCTGATGAATGGAGAGGTAAATTGTCTGAAAAGGCTTCGTGGTTCCTAGTTGTTCTGTGCGGTAGATCTGGTGAAGGTCGTAGGCGAGTAATTAGTGAACTTGTGAAAACCTTGTTCTTGTTATCAAACATAGAGAGCAATTCTACTAAGACCATTTTATTGCCAGATAAGGTCTTTGCTTTTGTTGATTTGGTGTATTctattttgtcaaaaaattcATCCTCCAGCAACTTGCCTGGTGGTTGTGGGTGTTCGCCTGACATAGCAAGAAGCATGATAGATGGAGGAATGGTTCAGTGCCTGACTAGCATTCTTCAAGTGATCGATTTGGACCATCCTGATGCTCCTAAAATTGTGAATCTTATACTTAAGGCTTTGGAATGTTTAACGAGGGCTGCTAATGCTAGTGACCAAATTTTTAAATCTGAGAGGACAAGCAAGAAAAAACCCATGGGGTTAAGTGGAAGACCTGATGATCAGCCAACCGCACCGTCAGCTGTTCACATTTTGGAGCATAATCAGAATACAAATGGACAAGAGGAAGCCAGAGATGCAGAGGAGAATGAACAGCAGAATCAAGGAGTTTCTTCAAATGAAGGTAACCATGATGAAAATCCTAATCAGTCTGTGGAGCAAGATATGAGGATAGAAATGGAGGAGATAATGGATACCAATCCACCTATGGAGATTGGTATGAATTTTATGCATGAACAGATGGAAGAGGGTGGTGTTTTGCACAACACTGACCAAATTGATATGAATTTTAGGGTTGAGAACAGGGAAGATGATGATATGGGTGATGAAGACGATGACATGGGTGATgaaggtgaggatgatgaggatgatgatgagggGGAGGATGACGATGAGGATATAGCAGAAGATGGTGGTGGCATGATGCCTCTAGCTGATACGGATGTAGAAGACCATGATGATACAGGCTTGGGAGATGACTACAATGACGAGATGATTGATGAGGAGGATGATGATTTTCATGAGAATCGTGTCATAGAGGTAAGATGGAGGGAAGCCCTTGATGGGTTAGATGATTTGCAGGTACTTTGGCAACCTGGGGCTGCAGGTGGTCTAATTGATGTTGCAGCTGAGCCTTTTGAAGGAGTTAATGTGGATGATCTTTTTGGTCTTCGAAGGCCTTTAGGCTTTGAACGGCGGCGTCAAACAGGTAGGTCTTCCTTTGAGAGATCTGTTGCAGAAGTAAATGGTTTTCAACATCCTCTTCTTTTAAGATCATCCCAGTCAGGGGATCTGGTCTCAATGTGGTCATCTGGTGGGAATTCTTCCAGAGATGTAGAAGCTTTGCCATCTGGGAGCTTTGACGTAGCTCATTTCTACATGTTTGATTCTCCTGTTCTTCCATATGATAATGCTCCAAGCAGTCTCTTTGGTGACCGTTTGGTTGGGGCAGCACCCCCACCTTTGACTGATTATTCTGTAGGCATGGATTCCTTGCAGTTACCAGGACGAAGAGGCCCTGGTGATGGTCGTTGGACTGATGATGGTCTGCCACAAGCTGGTGCTCAAGCTGCTGCAATTGCGCAAGCAGTAGAGGAACATTTCATTTCCCAATTGCGCAGTGTTGCTCCTGCTATAGGTCCTGATGAAAATCAGTCCCAAAACATGGGAGTGCAGGAGAAGGAACCAGATGCCCTTCCATCCAATGATAGTCTGGTGATGGCAGAGGGTGCTAACGCCAACAGCCAACAAAGCGAAGGGCGGCATGAAGAAAATGGTGATGAAGCCACAGTTAACCCCACGGTTGAGAGTGTAACTCATGGAGAACAAGTTAATCCAGAATCCATTCTTGAACATGCAGGCGAATGTTTACAGGAGCACGAACCTATGTTGATCCAACCATTTTCACTGAACACTACACCAGATGGGCTTGATAACATGGAAATTGGTGAAGGAAATGGCAATGCTGATGAGCAGGTAGGGACATTGGCAGAAATTGTCAACTCATCTACAGACGTCCATGCTGATATACTATGTGATGGGGTTTCTGAAGCACCTGCGGGTCTACATGATGTGCTACTTCAGGCCACCGATTGTGATGGATTCTCAAGAACTGATGATCAGGCCAGTAATCATGGTCTGGCAGTTTCTGGTTTGCCAATGCCTAATTCAGATGGTTGTCATGCTTCTTCCATCCATGAAAGTATTGATGTTgttatgaataatattgatgTTGGAGAAAATCAATCTGAGCAACCCGTGTCTGCTTCTGAATATGGTACAAATGAGCCTTCGTCAAGGCAAAATACACTGGTTGCTATGGACAATAACCAGGCTGAGCAGACTAGTTTGAATAGTGAGGTGCCTGGTGCTAATGCCATTGATCCCACCTTCTTGGAAGCACTACCTGAAGACCTACGATCAGAAGTACTAGCTTCCCAGCAAGCTCAGTCTATCCAGCCTCCAACTTATGCACCACCTTTGGCTGAAGATATTGACCCTGAGTTTTTAGCTGCTCTTCCTCCAGATATTCAAACAGAAGTTTTGGCCCAACAAAGAGCTCAGAGGGTTGCACAGCAGGCTGAAGGACAACCAGTTGACATGGATAATGCTTCAATCATTGCTACTTTTCCTGCTGATTTGCGTGAAGAGGTTTGCATCTTCAACTTTCTCTCTGATTAGGTTTTGAGTTGCGATAACTGTTAgttatattattgtttataacAATCCTTCGTCTTTTGCTTCTGTTTCAGGTACTTCTGACTTCATCAGAAGCAGTGCTGTCTGCATTGCCTTCTCCCCTACTTGCCGAAGCCCAAATGCTAAGGGACCGGGCAATGAGTCATTATCAGGCTCGCAGCCTTTTTGCAAGCAGCCACAGGCTAAATAATCGGAGGAATGGGTTGGGTTTTGACAGGCAACACGTGATGGACAGGGGTGTTGGAGTTACACTAGGTCGGAGGGCAGCTTCTACCATTGCAGATAGCTTGAAGGTGAAGGAAATTGAAGGTGCGCCACTTCTGGATGCAAATGCATTGAAAGCTTTGGTCCGACTCCTACGATTGGCGCAGGTAATATCATGTTCTATTTTAGCTCTAGTCGggaaatatttatgttttctttaccAGATTTCCTGCAAAAGTGGTATATAAGACAGTGTATGAtagttgaaaataaattttagttgCTATATACAAAGGAATTGTGGTCAGCATCTATTTTGGAGGTAGTTTAAATTATGAACAAAATTTGCATCGAACTGTTAAAGGAATTATGAATTTTTCTGTGACAAATTACTACTCCAAACTGATGATTTCATGAATCAACTCGTCATAGACAAATGCAAAAGCAAAAATCTCATATGGAAAGAGGTCAAAATTGTTGTAGAATTCAGAATATGTGTTCCCAAGCATTAAAGAGAATTTTAGGTATCTTTGGAAATTCTGGAAAACTgacttaattataataaataaaaaataaaaaaatctggaaAACTGAGTCAAGTATTGTTCTGGAATTTGCTTTGGCATTGTGATATATCTGGGTGAGCTTTATGCTGTATTATGATGATTGGCTAATTGTTTTACCATGCGTCTAGCCCCTTGGCAAAGGCCTCTTGCAGAGACTCTTGTTAAACCTATGTGCACATAGTGTGACAAGGGCAATTCTAGTTCGTCTTTTGCTTGATATGATCAAGCCAGAGGCTGAAGGCTCAGCCAGTGGATTTCCAACAATGAACTCCCAGAGGTTATATGGTTGTCAGTCAAATGTTGTTTATGGTCGATCCCAGTTATTAGATGGTAAGATTTCATATGATATCACCATATCCATCTGCTTATTTTTGTGGTTGctcattgtttttatttttaattaatgttatCCCAAATTTGCCCCTTTACAGGTCTTCCTCCATTGGTCTTGCGTCgaacttttgagattttcaCATACTTGGCTACTAATCATTCTGCTGTTGCCAATGCGTTATTCTACTTTGATCCCTCACTTGTTCCAGAGTCACTAAGTCCAATATGTATGGAAGCCAAGAAGGATAAAGGCAAGGAGAAAATTGTGGAAGGACTGTCATCAATACCTTTGGAAAGCTCTCTGGATGGGGATATTCCATTGATACTCTTCCTTAAGCTTTTGAATCGGCCACTTTTTCTACGCAGCACTGCTCACCTCGAGCAGGTATATCTGATATCATGGTCAAGTGATTTCAAAATAGTTCAGGCCACAATCTTGCTCTTTctaattatgtattatatacTAGCTTGGTTGATACTCTTTCTATGATTTAAATGTAAGAACTGAGAGCCCCATCTtgttttaatgtatttatttttctaaatgctTCAGGTCATGGGTCTGCTTCAAGTAGTTGTTTATACTGCAGCATCAAAATTAGAGTATCAGCCACAATCTGAAACGGCAACAGCAAATACCCTAGATTTGCCAGTTAATGAAGTTCCGGGTGATGTCCAGAAAGATCCTCCTATATCAGAACCAGATTCTAAGCAAGAAGATAACCGTTCTGGTGCTGAGTCATCTGCTTCAGATGAAAAGAGGAGCATTGATATGTATAGTATTTTTTTGCGATTGCCCCAATCAGAACTTAGCAATCTGTGCAGCATCCTTGGTCGTGAGGGGTACAATTAATGCTCTGATTCTTATTACTGAATGGTTTAGATGTTCTGTTACTATATTGTAGCGTATATAATTCCATTCCCTCTAATGTCCCGCTAACCATTTTCTTGTGTTTCACTTTTATCTATGCTATGCATCCATTGCCTCTCTGCCCCCCTTTCTCTTTCATGCCTTATTGTTTTGATAGTGACTAACCTGTCCATTACTTATCTAGGCTTTCAGATAAAGTGTATATGCTTGCTGGTGAGGTGTTGAAGAAGTTGGCTGCTGTTGTTGCACCCCATCGAAAGTTCTTTATGTCGGAGCTTTCTGAATCAGCCCATGGATTGAGCAGTTCAGCTGTCAAAGAGCTTGTCACTCTGCGGAAAACACACATGCTTGGTTTGAGTGCTGGTTCCATGGCTGGTGCAGCAATCCTACGTGTTCTACAAGCACTTAGCTCGCTCACTTCATCTAGAATTAATGAGAGTACAGGACTTGAGAATGATGGGGAGCAGGAGGAGCAGGCTACTATGAAAAAGCTGAATGTTGCACTTGAGCCCCTGTGGCAAGAATTAAGTGATTGCATAAGTGTAACTGAGACACAGTTGGGTCAAAGCTCCTCTTCTCAGACTATGTCGAACATAAACATAGGAGATCATGTCCAGGGGACGACTTCTTCATCTCCTCTTCCTCCTGGAGCCCAGAGACTCTTGCCCTTCATCGAGGCATTCTTTGTTCTGTGTGAAAAGTTACAAGCAAACCTGTCCATCGCACAGCAAGATCATGCCAATATAACTGCAAGAGAAGTAAACGAATCTGCTGGAAGTTCAACCTTTTCAACTGCCAAGTACAGTGTGGATTTTCAGAAGAAGCTTGATGGTGGAGTCACATTTTCAAGGTTTGCTGAGAAGCATCGTCGGCTATTGAATGCTTTTATCAGACAGAATCCAGGTTTACTAGAGAAGTCACTTTCGATGTTGCTGAAGGCACCAAGGCTGATTGATTTTGACAATAAGCGAGCATATTTCCGTTCAAGAATCAGGCAGCAGCATGAGCAGCTCCTCTCTGGCCCACTGCGGATAAGTGTTCGGAGGGCTTATGTTTTGGAGGATTCTTACAATCAGTTGCGGATGCGTCCCACTCGGGACTTAAAGGGACGATTGAATGTGCAATTCCAAGGTGAAGAGGGTATTGATGCTGGAGGTCTGACTAGAGAATGGTATCAATTACTGTCAAGGGTTTTATTTGACAAGGGGGCACTGCTCTTCACTACTGTGGGAAACAACGCAACTTTCCAGCCAAACCCCAATTCTGTCTACCAGACAGAACATCTTTCTTACTTCAAGTTTGTGGGCCGTGTGGTAATTCTTGAGACACCAGTTCTGAGgctgttttcatatttttattttgtttaaatatttttgcaactctaGTCTAAGAagttttttcacaatttttctttGAACTTTTGTTTAGGTTGCAAAAGCACTGTTTGATGGGCAACTTTTGGATGTTTATTTTACTCGGTCGTTCTACAAGCACATACTTCGTGCCAAGGTGACCTACCATGATATAGAGGCAGTTGATCCTGATTACTACAAGAATTTGAAGTGGATGTTAGAGGTCAGTGGGTTCATATACTCACAATCCGATTTCTTTTCCTGTTatcgttgttgttgttgttctcAGTATCGTTAACCCTTGTGGTTCTACTCATGCTTTCCTATGGCTTATTCTGTATGAAGTGTTGATTTTTGtgtcatttctttcatttggcCTGTTTCAGAATGATGTGAGTGACATTCTTGACCTGACATTTAGCATGGATGCAGATGAAGAAAAGCATATCCTTTATGGGAAAAGTGAGGtatttaaattacaaattataatctcTGCTTAAATTGcagaaaatttgaatatatcaAGCTTCTTTGCTTTGTAAAATCTTCAGAAGTTTCAATCTTATTTTCATAAGACATGAATATTTTTCGATATCAAGTAATCTAATATAAGAGAT
This genomic window contains:
- the LOC108994567 gene encoding E3 ubiquitin-protein ligase UPL1, with translation MKLKKRRALEVPPRIRSFIDSVTAVPLEDIQEPLKGFIWEFDKGDFHHWVDLFNHFDSYFEKHIKSRKDLQVEDNFQDSDPPFPREAIIQILRVIRIVLENCTNKHFYSSYEQHLSLLLASTDTDVVEACLQTLAAFFKKTIGKYSIRDASLNSKLFALAQGWGGKEEGLGLIATAVQDGCDPIAYELGCTLHFEFYVSSESSHEHPAAAHSTQGLQIIHLSNINTCLETDLELLSNLVAEYKVPTSLRFSLLTRLRFARAFGSLASRQQYTCIRLYAFMVLVQASGDAEGLVSFFNTEPEFVNELVLLLSYEDAVPEKIRILCLLSLVALCQDRSRQPSVLTAVTSGGHRGILSSLMQKAIDSVISEASKLSVVFAEALLSLVTVLVSTSSGCSAMREAGFIPTLLPLLKDTNPQHLHLVSATVHILEAFMDFSNPAAALFRDLGGLDDTISRLKLEVSHIENGSKQQGESSDCSGSKQVVAGSSSELDDMQPLYSEALVSYHRRLLMKALLRAISLGTYAPGNTARVYGSEESLPYCLCLIFRRAKDFGGGVFSLAATVMSDLIHKDPTCFPVLDAAGLPSAFLDAIMDGVLCSSDAITCIPQCLDALCLNNNGLQAVRDRNALRCFVKIFTSRTYLRALTSDTPVSLSSGLDELMRHASSLRGPGVDMLIEILNAILRIGSGVDASDLSTDPLCSSTPVPMETDGEEKNLIFTDDKDASQMDHLEQTTEPSADSSIVNIESFLSDCVSNVARLLETILQNSDTCRIFVEKKGIEAVLQLFTLPLMPLSVSVGQNISVAFKNFSPQHSASLARAVCSFLREHLKSTNELLASVGGTQLAVIESALQTKALRNLSSLEGILSLSNFLLKGTSSVVSELGTADADVLRDLGSAYREIIWQISLCNDSKVDEKWNADQEPESSEAAPSNAVGRESDDDANIPVVRYMNPMSLRNGSQSLWAGDREFLSVVRSGEGLHRRSRHGLTRIRGRTGRQLEALNMDSEVPSNVLETSSSQDMKKKSPDVLVLEILNKLASTLRSFYTALVKGFTSPNRRRADLGSLSSAAKTLGTGLAKVFLDALNFSGYSAPAGIDMSLSVKCRYLGKVVDDMASLTFDSRRRTCYTAMVNNFYVHGTFKELLTTFEATSQLLWTLPCSTSMSGLENEKAGEGSKLSHSTWLLDTLQSYCRVLEYFVNSSLLISPTSASQAQLLVQPVAVGLSIGLFPVPRDPEVFVRMLQSQVLDVVLPVWNHLMFPNCSLGFIASILSLVTHVYSGVGDVKRNRSGIAGTTNQRFMPPPPDEATIATIVEMGFTRARAEEALRRVETNSVEMAMEWLFSHAEDPVQEDDELARALALSLGSSSETSKVDNADKSIDVPTEDGHMKAPPVDDILVASVKLFQSSDTMAFPLTDLFTTLCNRNKGEDRQRVASYLIQQLKLCPLDFPKDISALSMLSHVIALLLFEDGSTREIAAENGIVPAVIDILTKCKARNESGKELVFPKCISALLLILDNMLQSRPKICSENKEGTPAGSLLDLPGNLTSCPAPASVQEKKPASDAPEKDSGMTFEKILGKSTGYLTVEESHKLLLVACDLIKQHVPAVIMQAVLQVCARLTKTHSLALQFLENGGLAALFSLPRSCFFPGYDTVASAIVRHLLEDPQTLQTAMELEIRQTLTGNGHAGRVSARTFLTSMAPVISRDPVVFMKAASAVCQLETSAGRTFVVLSKEKEKEKDKSKASSAEAGLSSNECVRISENKILDGSGKCSKSHKKIPANLTQVIDQLLDIVLKYGLPKNHEVGVSKLSSMEVDEPATKVKGKSKVDETMKLESEAERSAGLAKVTFVLKLLSDVLLMYVHAVGVILKRDLELCQLRGSNPQDGSGNGGGIIHHILHQLVPVSVDKSAGPDEWRGKLSEKASWFLVVLCGRSGEGRRRVISELVKTLFLLSNIESNSTKTILLPDKVFAFVDLVYSILSKNSSSSNLPGGCGCSPDIARSMIDGGMVQCLTSILQVIDLDHPDAPKIVNLILKALECLTRAANASDQIFKSERTSKKKPMGLSGRPDDQPTAPSAVHILEHNQNTNGQEEARDAEENEQQNQGVSSNEGNHDENPNQSVEQDMRIEMEEIMDTNPPMEIGMNFMHEQMEEGGVLHNTDQIDMNFRVENREDDDMGDEDDDMGDEGEDDEDDDEGEDDDEDIAEDGGGMMPLADTDVEDHDDTGLGDDYNDEMIDEEDDDFHENRVIEVRWREALDGLDDLQVLWQPGAAGGLIDVAAEPFEGVNVDDLFGLRRPLGFERRRQTGRSSFERSVAEVNGFQHPLLLRSSQSGDLVSMWSSGGNSSRDVEALPSGSFDVAHFYMFDSPVLPYDNAPSSLFGDRLVGAAPPPLTDYSVGMDSLQLPGRRGPGDGRWTDDGLPQAGAQAAAIAQAVEEHFISQLRSVAPAIGPDENQSQNMGVQEKEPDALPSNDSLVMAEGANANSQQSEGRHEENGDEATVNPTVESVTHGEQVNPESILEHAGECLQEHEPMLIQPFSLNTTPDGLDNMEIGEGNGNADEQVGTLAEIVNSSTDVHADILCDGVSEAPAGLHDVLLQATDCDGFSRTDDQASNHGLAVSGLPMPNSDGCHASSIHESIDVVMNNIDVGENQSEQPVSASEYGTNEPSSRQNTLVAMDNNQAEQTSLNSEVPGANAIDPTFLEALPEDLRSEVLASQQAQSIQPPTYAPPLAEDIDPEFLAALPPDIQTEVLAQQRAQRVAQQAEGQPVDMDNASIIATFPADLREEVLLTSSEAVLSALPSPLLAEAQMLRDRAMSHYQARSLFASSHRLNNRRNGLGFDRQHVMDRGVGVTLGRRAASTIADSLKVKEIEGAPLLDANALKALVRLLRLAQPLGKGLLQRLLLNLCAHSVTRAILVRLLLDMIKPEAEGSASGFPTMNSQRLYGCQSNVVYGRSQLLDGLPPLVLRRTFEIFTYLATNHSAVANALFYFDPSLVPESLSPICMEAKKDKGKEKIVEGLSSIPLESSLDGDIPLILFLKLLNRPLFLRSTAHLEQVMGLLQVVVYTAASKLEYQPQSETATANTLDLPVNEVPGDVQKDPPISEPDSKQEDNRSGAESSASDEKRSIDMYSIFLRLPQSELSNLCSILGREGLSDKVYMLAGEVLKKLAAVVAPHRKFFMSELSESAHGLSSSAVKELVTLRKTHMLGLSAGSMAGAAILRVLQALSSLTSSRINESTGLENDGEQEEQATMKKLNVALEPLWQELSDCISVTETQLGQSSSSQTMSNINIGDHVQGTTSSSPLPPGAQRLLPFIEAFFVLCEKLQANLSIAQQDHANITAREVNESAGSSTFSTAKYSVDFQKKLDGGVTFSRFAEKHRRLLNAFIRQNPGLLEKSLSMLLKAPRLIDFDNKRAYFRSRIRQQHEQLLSGPLRISVRRAYVLEDSYNQLRMRPTRDLKGRLNVQFQGEEGIDAGGLTREWYQLLSRVLFDKGALLFTTVGNNATFQPNPNSVYQTEHLSYFKFVGRVVAKALFDGQLLDVYFTRSFYKHILRAKVTYHDIEAVDPDYYKNLKWMLENDVSDILDLTFSMDADEEKHILYGKSEVTDFELKPGGRNIRVTEETKHEYVDLVAGHILTNAICPQITSFLQGFDELVPRELISIFNDKELELLISGLPEIDLDDLKANTEYTGYTAASSAIQWFWEVVKAFNKEDMARLLQFVTGTSKVPLEGFRALQGISGPQRFQIHKAYGAPDRLPSAHTCFNQLDLPEYTSKEQLQERLLLAIHEANEGFGFG